A stretch of Lathyrus oleraceus cultivar Zhongwan6 chromosome 6, CAAS_Psat_ZW6_1.0, whole genome shotgun sequence DNA encodes these proteins:
- the LOC127095900 gene encoding uncharacterized protein LOC127095900 codes for MALTEYDIQHVTQKAIKGSELYDYLAHKPLEGCQSMRFEYPEEGLEPESRWTLVFDEASNAHGNGIEAIITSPNGFHLPFTARLCFECTNNMAEYEACIFGIETTIYLRIKTLDVYRDSALVISQVKGDWEAINYKLIPYKEHVLKLILYFDEITFHHIPREEKSVGRHLSNSFIHL; via the coding sequence ATGGCTTTAACTGAGTACGACatccaacatgtcactcaaaaagctatcaaagggAGTGAACTGTATGATTATCTTGCACATAAACCTTTGGAGGGCTGCCAGTCTATGCGCTTTGAATACCCCGAGGAAGGACTAGAACCTGAGTCTCGGTGGACACTTGTGTTTGATGAAGCTTCTAACGCTCATGGAAATGGCATTGAGGCAATCATCACATCCCCAAATGGTTTTCACCTACCTTTCACGGCAAGGTTGTGctttgagtgtaccaacaatatggcggagtacgaggcttgtatcttcGGTATAGAAACTACTATTTATCTTAGGATCAAAACTTTGGATGTCTACAGAGATTCGGCCTTGGTCATCAGccaagtcaaaggagattgggaAGCCATAAATTACAAGTTAATCCCTTACAAGGAGCATGTTCTAAAGCTGATCCTGTACTTTGATGAGATTACCTTCCATCACATCCCTAGAGAGGAAAAATCAGTTGGTCGACACCTTAGCAACTCTTTCATCCATCTTTAA